The nucleotide sequence CAGCGGCAGCGGCCACGGCCGCAGCGAACGCCGCACCGTCCAGCTCGCACCCCTGGGCGATTTCCTCGGCTACCCGGCCATCGACTTCCCCCACGCCAGCCACGCGTTCCTCATCGAGCGCTACACCACCCACCACACCAGCCGGAAACGCTCCGCCCACGCCGCGCTGGGCCTCACCAGCCTCACCGGCCGCTACGCCCACCCCGCCCACATCGGAGACTATGTCCGCAGCCACTGGCACATCGAAAACAAACTCCACTGGGTCCGCGACGTCACCTACAAAGAAGACCAATCCCGAACCCGCACAGGAACCGCACCCCGAGTCATGGCCAGCCTCCGCAACCTCGCCACCAGCACACACCGCCACACCGGCCACACCAACATCGCCCAAGCACTCCCCCACACCGCCCGCAACACCACCCGAGCCCTCACCCTGCTCGCAATACCCACCTGACCAGCACAAAGACTTTGCCGGAGCCGTGCTGGGAGAGGCGGGGGATGTTCTGGGGCCGTCGGTGTGCAGCCGGCCACGGCCGGGCGGTTGCGCCACGCGCCGTCTGGCGACCGAGGCCCGGCTCCGGGAAGCTGGTCCCGGAGGAGGTGCGCTATGCCCGGCTTCCCGCTCGAACTCCGCCCACCCTCGTTCGACCTGGCCGAGCTGGTCGGCCGGAAGACCGACGAGGCCACGGCCCGCTGTGAGCGTGACGGCTTCCAGGTGCAAGTCTTCGACATCGAGAAACCCTCGGCGGTCACGCTGGAACTGCGCCGGAACCGCATCCGCCTCCACGTGCGGCGAGGTGTCGTCGAGGACTGCCACCAGGGCTGACCAGTGAACCTCCCGGTCCGCATGATGTCCATCACCCGGGACTGAACTCCCGCAGAGCGGGAAGAACCGGGTAACGTGCGTTGACTTACCGATCCAAGAGGGAAGGACCGGGCATGTTCCGCAAGGTTCTGGTGGCCAACCGCGGGGAGATCGCGATCCGGGCGTTCCGCGCCGGCTACGAACTCGGTGCCGGCACGGTTGCCGTGTTTCCGCACGAAGACCGCAACTCGCTGCACCGGCTGAAGGCCGACGAGGCGTACGAGATCGGCGAACCCGGTCACCCCGTGCGCGCCTACCTCTCGGTCGACGAGATCGTCGCCGCCGCGAAGAAGGCCGGTGCCGATGCCGTCTACCCCGGTTACGGCTTCCTCTCGGAGAACCCCGATCTCGCGCGCGCGTGCGAGGAAGCGGGGATCACCTTCGTCGGGCCGAGCGCCGACATCCTCGAACTCACCGGTAACAAGGCCCGCGCGGTCAAGGCCGCGCGCGAGGCCGGCGTGCCCGTGCTCGGCTCGTCCGAGCCGTCCAGTGACGTCGACGCCCTGGTCGCGGCGGCCGAAGACCTCGGCTTCCCCGTCTTCGTCAAGGCCGTCGCCGGGGGTGGCGGGCGCGGGATGCGCCGGGTCGAGGACCCCGCCGTGCTGCGCGAGTCCATCGAGGCCGCCGCGCGCGAGGCCGAGTCCGCCTTCGGCGACCCCACCGTCTTCCTCGAGAAGGCCGTCGTCGAGCCGCGGCACATCGAGGTGCAGATCCTCGCCGACGGCGCGGGCAACATCATCCACCTCTACGAGCGCGACTGCTCGGTGCAGCGGCGCCACCAGAAGGTCGTCGAGCTCGCCCCGGCGCCGAACCTCGACCCCGAGCTGCGGGACCGGATCTGCGCGGACGCCGTCAAGTTCGCCAAGCAGATCGGCTACCGCAACGCCGGCACCGTCGAGTTCCTGCTCGACAAGCAGGGCAACCACGTCTTCATCGAGATGAACCCGCGCATCCAGGTCGAGCACACGGTCACCGAAGAGGTCACCGACGTCGACCTGGTCCAGTCGCAGCTGCGGATCGCCTCCGGCGAGACCCTCGACGACCTCGGCCTGAGCCAGGACAAGATCTACCTGCGCGGCGCCGCGCTGCAGTGCCGCATCACCACCGAGGACCCGGCCAACGGCTTCCGCCCGGACACCGGGATGATCTCCGCCTACCGCTCGCCGGGCGGCTCGGGCATCCGGCTCGACGGCGGCACCGCCTTCTCCGGCACCGAGATCAGCGCCCACTTCGACTCGCTGCTGGTCAAGCTCACCTGCCGCGGACGGGACTTCAAGACCGCCGTCGGCCGCGCGCGCCGCGCCGTCGCCGAGTTCCGGATCCGCGGGGTCGCCACGAACATCCCGTTCCTGCAGGCCGTCCTCGACGACCCGGACTTCCGCGCCGGGCGCGTCACGACGTCGTTCATCGAGGAACGCCCGCACCTGCTCACCGCCCGGACCTCGGCCGACCGCGGCACGAAGCTGCTGACCTACCTCGCCGACCAGACGGTCAACAAGCCGCACGGCGAACGCCCGAAGACCCCGGACGCCACGCTGAAGCTGCCGAAGCTGCCGAAGGACGCCGAGCCGGCGCCGGGCTCGAAGCAGAAGCTCGCCGAGCTGGGCCCGGCCGGGTTCGCGGAGTGGCTGCGGAAGTCGCCGCACATCGGCGTCACCGACACGACGTTCCGCGACGCGCACCAGTCGCTGCTCGCCACCCGCGTCCGCACGAAGGACCTCCTCGCGGTGGCACCGGTCGTCGCGAACACGCTGCCCCAGCTGCTTTCCCTGGAGTGCTGGGGCGGCGCGACCTACGACGTCGCGCTGCGGTTCCTCGCCGAGGACCCGTGGGAGCGGCTGGCCGCGCTGCGCGAGGCCGTGCCGAACATCTGCCTGCAGATGCTGCTGCGCGGGCGCAACACCGTCGGGTACACGCCGTACCCCACCGAGGTGACGAACGCCTTCGTCGAAGAAGCGACCAAGACCGGCATCGACATCTTCCGGATCTTCGACGCGCTCAACGACGTCGAGCAGATGCGCCCGGCCATCGAAGCCGTGCGGGAGACCGGGTCCGCGGTCGCCGAGGTGGCGCTCTGCTACACCTCGGACCTGTCCGACCCGGCCGAGAAGCTCTACACGCTCGACTACTACCTCAAGCTGGCCGAGCAGATCGTCGGCGCCGGGGCGCACGTCCTGGCGATCAAGGACATGGCCGGGCTGCTGCGCGCGCCCGCGGCGACCAAGCTGGTCACCGCGCTGCGCAAGGAGTTCGACCTGCCGGTGCACATCCACACCCACGACACCGCGGGCGGCCAGCTGGCCACCTACCTCGCGGCGATCAACGCGGGCGCGGACGCCGTCGACGGCGCGGTCTCGTCGATGGCGGGCACGACGTCGCAGCCGTCGCTGTCGTCGATCGTGGCGGCCACCGACCACTCCGCCCGCACCACCGGGCTCGACCTGCGGGCGATCGGCGACCTGGAGCCGTACTGGGAGAGCGTGCGCAAGATCTACGGGCCGTTCGAGGCCGGGCTGGCCTCGCCGACCGGGCGCGTCTACGACCACGAGATCCCCGGCGGCCAGCTGTCGAACCTGCGCACCCAGGCCATCGCGCTCGGCTTGGGCGACCGGTTCGAAGACATCGAGGCGATGTACGCCGCCGCGGACAAGATCCTCGGCCACCTGGTCAAGGTGACGCCGTCGTCCAAGGTCGTCGGCGACCTCGCGCTGCACCTGGTCGGCGCGGGCGTCTCGCCGGCCGACTTCGAGGCGGAGCCGAACAAGTTCGACATCCCCGACTCGGTGATCGGCTTCCTGCGCGGCGAGCTCGGCGACCCGCCGGGCGGCTGGCCGGAGCCGTTCCGCACCAAGGCCCTGGAGGGCCGGGCCGCCGCGAAGCCGGTCGCCGAACTGTCCGAAGAGGACCGCACAGCGCTTTCCGAGCACCCCCGGCGGACGCTCAACCGGCTGCTGTTCCCCGGCCCGACGAAGGAGTTCGAGGCGCACCGCGAGGCCTACGGCGACACGTCGGTGCTGCCCAGCAAGGACTTCTTCTACGGGCTGCGGCCGGGGGAGGAGTACCCGGTCGACCTCGAGCCGGGCGTTCGGCTGCTCATCGAGCTGGAGGCGATCGGCGAGGCCGACGAGCGCGGCGTGCGCACGGTGATGTCGACGCTGAACGGCCAGCTGCGGCCGATCCAGATCCGCGACCGCTCGATCGCCTCGGACATCCCGGCGACGGAGAAGGCCGAGAAGGGCAACCCGAAGCAGATCGCGGCGCCGTTCGCGGGCGTGGTCACGCTGCAGGTCGCCGAGGGTGACACGGTCGAAGCCGGGGCGACGGTCGCGACGATCGAGGCGATGAAGATGGAGGCCTCGATCACGGCGCCGGCCGGCGGCAAGGTGGCCCGGCGGGCGATCACCGCGGTGCAGCAGGTCGAGGGCGGTGACCTTCTGCTGGTGCTCGAGTGAGCGATACGCTCGGCGGGTGCTGATCAACGCGGTACCGCAACGGCAAGGCGCGGTGGGACCGCGCGCGGCGGAGCTGCCGGACGGCTGCGTGGCGCTCTCGGAGCTGGCCGGGCACGTGCTCGGCCGGCCGGTGCACCACGTCCGGCAGACGCGTTCGGTGTCCGAAGTGGACCGTGGGATCGCGGCCCGTGCCGTGCTGACCGGCGCGAACCGCGCGGCCCAGCTGGCGGCCCTGGAGGCGCCGGGCGGCCCGGTGCTGACGATCGGCGGTGACTGCGGCGTCGAGCTGGTGCCGATCGGCGTGGCCCGCTTCCGCCACGGGCCCGGGCTGGGCGTCGCGTGGTTCGACGCCCACCCGGACCTGAACACGGCGGACTCGTCGCCCTCGGGGGCGTTCCACGGCATGGTGCTGCGGTCGCTGTTCGGCGAGGGCGACCCGGAGTTCGCCGCGGACCCGGCCCTGACTCCGGGGAACGTCTTCCTCGCCGGGACACGGGCGTTCGACCCGGAGGAACGGGCGGCGGTGGCCCGCGGGCTGGTGGTGACGTCGGTCGAGGCGCTGACGGCCGTCGAAAAGCTGTACGTGCACGTGGATCTGGACGTGCTGGACCCGGGCGAGTTCGCGGGCTTGAACTACCCGGAGCCGGACGGCTGGACGATCGCGCGGCTGGTGTCGGAACTGGACGCGCTGGCCCGGTTCGAGGTGGTCGGCGCGGGGATCACCGAGTGCGTGGGGACGCCGCGTGAAGTCGAGGTCCTGGAGCCGGTGCTGGCGGCGATCGGCCGCCTGCTCGGCTGAGCCTTCACCGGCTCCGCTCCGGTTCGTAGGCGGCGCGGATCGCGGCGACCGCCGCCGCCTCGTCCGCGCCCAGGTCCTGGGCCTGGGCCGCGAACTCCGCCGCCGCGGCGGCCAGGAGCGCCGCGCGGTCCGGGCGGCCCGACGGGACCGTCACCACCGTGCCGCGCGCCCGGGCCGTGGCCACCCAGCCCGCCGTCTCCAGCTCGCGGTACGCCCGGGCCACCGTTCCCGACGCCAGCCCGAGGTCCCGCGCCAGCTGGCGGATCGGCGGCAGCCGGGCCCCCTCCGGCAGCACCCCCGTCGTCACCGCGCGGATCACCTGGTCGTGCACCTGCCGCCAAGGGGCCACGCCGTTCTCGGTGTCGACGACGATCTTCACGCCGCCGCCGGCAGGCGTTTCGCCGGGGCCGTCACCGCCAGGAACCCCGCCAAGCCCGCCACGACCGCCAGGAACGAGACCAGGTTGCCGGCCGGCCAGCCGACCGCCGTGCACGCGCCGATGCCCAGCCCGATCGCCACCCGCGCGCTGCGGCAGCGCAGCGCCAGGTCGGCGCGCGGGGCACCGGCCGGCGGGCGGCGCACCGCCAGCAGCGTGATCGCCGCGCTGACCACCACCGTGCCCGCGGCCACCGCCAGCAGCTTCCACTGCGCGGTCAGGCCGAGGTGCACCATCGATCCCGCGGCCGCCAGCCCGCCGAGCACCAGCACCCACACCGGGACGACCCCCAGCAGCGTCCGCGGCGCCAGATCGGCTTCGCGGCGCGGACCGCGGGACGGCCGCTGCGCCAGCAGCTCGGCGATCAGGCCGCCCAGCAGCAGCGTGGTGAGGATCGAGCCCAGCCCCCGGTCGTCGAGCAGCGGCGGGATCGCGAGGAACAGCCACGGGTACCAGAGCCGGCGCCGCTTGAGGTACCGGACGGCGAGCTCGACCTCCCCGTCGTCGGGTTCGGCGACGCCCCAGCGCTTCAGCAAGCGCTTACCGTGCTTCTTCCCCGGCCAGAGCACGATCAGGATCACCAGGCCGAACACGCCCATGATGGCCGCGACCAAGAGCATGTTGTCGAGCTGCAGCATCACCGCTCCTCTCGCTTGTATCAACCACACGATACAAGATGCGGGCGTAACCGCAGCGCGAGCCGGTCGTTGGAGGTTCGTCCGTTCGTACGCACGTTCAGGTGCAGTCGGCGGGACACTTGTGAGCTGACCGCAGCCAGGCCGCGTGAATTTGTCACCGCGGTGACAAGAAATCGGTTTTCCTTCACGGGTGTGACACGTTTGGCGTTAGTTTTTCGATGTGTCGGTTGTCACCCGGGCAACAAGCCCGGGTGCCCGGCCGCGAGGTGCCCCGCGACCGGTGTCCTGGGGGCGGAACGAAGGAGCTGCAATGTCGGTGGAGCGCGGATTCGATCACGCTGCGCCGCCGCCACCCGCCGCTCTGCCGCGCAAGCTCGCCGACATCCTGCGCCCCGAGCTGGCCAGCCTCGCCGCCGAAATCGTCGAAGAGATCCGCGCGACCATCCCGGCCTACGCGCGCCCGCTCGACGGGCCCTACGGCAAGTCGATCCGGGCCGGCGTCGAATACGCGATCACGCTGTTCGTCGCGCAGATCGCCGACCCCACGGTGTCGAAGGAACAGTCCCACGAGGTGCACCACCGGCTGGGGCAGAACGAAATGCGCGAGGGCCGCAGCCTCGACACGCTGCAGTCGGCCTACCGCGTCGGCGCGCGGGTGTCGTGGCGGCGCATCATGCGCGTCGGGCGGCGCAGCGGCCTGTCGTCGGCGGTGATGTCCCAGCTGGCCGACGCGATGCTGGCGTTCATGGACGAGCTCGCCTCGGTCGCGCTCGACGGCTACCTCGAGGCGAAGGCGCGCACGGCGGGCGCGCTGGACACCTGGCGCCGCAAGCTGCTCCACCTGATCCTCGAGACGCCGCCCGCGTCCCCGAAAGCGATTGCCGAGCTGGCCCAGCTGATCGGCTGGCCGGTGCCGTCCGACGCGACGCCGGTGGCGATCTGCCCGGCCAGTGGCGTCGCCCCGGCCCGGCGGCACGCCGGGCTGGACGCGGACGTCCTCGCCGAACTCGACACGCCCGACCCGAAACTCGTCGTCCCGGGCGAGCTGAGCAGCGCCCGGCTGGCGGCGCTGCAGGTGGCGCTGCCGGACTGCCGCCTGTCGATCGGCCCGTGCGTCCCGCTCGCTTCGGTGGCGGATTCCCTGCGCTGGGCCCGGAACGCGCTGCAGCTGGCCGAGCGCGGCGTCCTGGCGGCGCGCCCGGTGCTGCGAGCGGAGGAGCACCTGGCTACGCTGCTGGTCAACTCCGACACGGGCCTGGTCGGCACGCTGCGGCACCGGCTGTTCGCGCCGCTGGCGGAGATGACGGGCAAGCAGCAGGAGCGGCTGCTGGAGACGCTGCGGGCGTGGCTGGACAGCCAGGGCAACGTGGTGGAGATCGCCGAGCGCCTTGGCGTCCACCCGCAGACGGTCCGCTACCGCATGCGCCAGCTGCAGGCGACGTTCGGCGAGAGTCTCCGTGACCCGGCGGCGCGCTTCGAGATGGAGCTGGCGTTGCGCGCGGGGGCGGCGCCGATGCCGTTGCGGTACCCGGTGAGCGAGCTGCTGCCGTCGCCGCGGTCAGGCGGGTCGCGTCCACAGTGGACGTCGCAGTAGCGCGGTCCGGCGGACGGTTGTCCGGGCGGCCTCGGCAACGACTTCAATGTCCTGGTAGGACAGTTCATCGGCGAGTCCCAGACTTCCACCATGTGGTTCCGTGCGGCGAAGGGCGGGGAGCCGGACCCGCCGGAACTGGGTCGCCCTCTCGTCGAGGGACGCCAACGCACGCGCCGCCGAAATGCAGGCGGAACGCACCGGCCGGTGAGGGCGCGCGTCCACACCGGACTTCGCCATACCCCGTCAGGTCACCGGGATCGACGGGCTGAACTCCGGGTTCTGCGGCGGGTTCGTCACCCTGATGTTGCACGTCATGGTCCACGGGTTCCACACACCGGTGGACTTCTTGTGGACCTCGAGGGTGAAGGTGGCCGTGGTGGTGACCTTGACCGTGGCCGTGCCGGGCGGGCCCGCGGTCAGTGACGGCACCACCGCACCCGGCCCCTGCTCGAACTGGATCTCGAAGGCGCCACCGGCGGGATAGATCTGCTCGGGCACGGTCAGCCCGGTGGCCGACGGCCCGGAGAGCGTCGCGCCGGTCGCTGACAGGCCCAGGTCGACGTGGCCGCGGAAGCCGTCGTAGCCGTAGGCGGTCAAGATCGCGTGGGGACCCGCTTCGAACCGCACGCCGCCACCCACGCCGGCCGGCGTGACCGTGGTGCCCGAGGCGACGGAGTCCGGGGCGTCGAACCGGGTTGTCATGGTCCCGGGTTGCGGGGTGACGCCCGGGAGCAGGTCGCAGGCGTTGATGACGGGACCGGTCTGGTACGTGACGGTCGCGGCGGATGCCGGGCCGGCCATGGGCACCGCCATCGCGGCGGCGCACGAAACCGTGGTGAGGACGCGCAGGATCATCCGACTCCCCTTCGAATTGTCCACAATGGATGCTACCCTTGGGAAGCTGCGTCAGCCGATCACGATGGCCGGCTGGAACGAGACGTTCTGCGCCGGGTTGGTCACCTTCAGCGGGCAGCTCACCGACCAGACGACCCAGGTTCCGGTCGACGCCCGGTGGAGCTGGAGCCCGTCGGAGAGGCCCGGGCCCATCGCGAACGCGACCGTGCCGGCGGGCTCGGCCGTGAACGTCTGGACCGGCCCGGCCACGTGGAGCGTGATCGAGCCCGTCGTGCCGATCGGCTGCTCCGGGAACTCTCCGCCGACCGATCCGGATGCCGGAGCCGCGCCCGAGACGGTGAACGACCCGCCGAGCGAGCCGCGGACCGCGTCGTAGCCGGAACTGCGCAGGAAGGCGCGCACGTTGCTCGGGATGACCTGTGTCGCGGCGGGCACTACCGTGAACGGCTGCCCGGGGTTGAGATCGGTGACGTCCAGCTGGGCGGTCAGCATCGTGGCTTGCGGTGTGAGGCCCGGGAAAGCGCAGGTGTAGGTCAGCGCGCCGGTCTGCACCGTCACCGTCGCCGCGGCTGCCGTTCCCGTCGCCACCCCCGTGACGAGCAACGCTGCTGCGAGCGCCGTTCCAATCCCCATCGTTCCCCCTCGACTCGGTTTACCTCGGTTTCGCGGCCGCCTTCGCCGCCGCAGCCGGTGAGCCCTGCTTGGGCGGAAGGGTGTCTTCCGGGCACTTGGTGTGGTCGGGCTCGGTGCACCCGTTCAGGTTGTAGGTGTCGATTTTGGCCTCGTTGCCCTCGCCCGAGCTCATGCCGGAGAGCAGCTTGGTCAGGTCCTGGCTGCCGGAGCCGCAGTCGCGGAATTCGGGCAGCGTGAAGTTCGGGTCCTTGATGTGGCCGGTGGTGAAGGGGTCGTAGTGACCGCTTACGTGGAGCGTGATCGACTTCGCCGTCACGCAGTCGGGGCCGACATCGACCGGGACGCCGTTGATCTTCACGCCGCTCACCCGGCCCATCACGTTCAGCTGGGTGCTCAGCCAGATCTCGTTGTCGTCGCCGGTGTACAGCCCGCCGCCGATTTCGATCATCTTGCTGTTGAGGTAGTCCTCCGGCAGGAACTCGACGGTCGCGGTCACCGGCACGAACCCGAACGCGAGGAACGTGGTGGTCGCCGGCTTGAACACCGCCGACCCGGAGACGCGGGACCCGCCGGTGTCGAGGTCCACCGAGAAGAACCCGTTGATCAGGAGGGCCGGGTCGGACACGACGGTCGCACCCAGCCTCTTGATGGTCGACTTCGTGAAGACGGTGATGAGGCCGAGCGGCACGGTGTATTCGTTCGCGGGTGGTGGCTCGTCTTCCAGCGCGGCTGCAGCACCGAGAGCGGCCTTTTGCTCGGGACCCGCCGTCGGCTGGACGAGGATCGTGCCCAGCGTCGCCTGCTGATCGGGGTCGAGGGTGCACGCGATCGGCGGCGCCGGCGGGGCGGCGGGCGTGGCCGGGGCGTCGGGGGCGGCGGCCGGGTCGGACGCCGGGACGGCGGTCAGCGTGAGCGACGGCGCGGTGACGTCGAAGGTGACCGAGCCGACGGTGTTGATCGCAATCTCCGGCACGTCACCGGTGGCCGTGAGGGTGACGTCGCCGGTTTCCGGCACGGGCGTCGGCGCCACGGTGAGGGGGACCGGGATCTTGTCCGAGCGTTCGCCCTGGTGCACGGCGAGGGCGAGTTGCACCGCGCCCTGCAGCGAACCGGAGGTGGCGCCGGCGGGCAGGAGCGACAGCGCGACATCGCGGGGGAGGCTCAACTGCACCGAGTACTTGCTGATCGTCGCCGAAGTGCCGCTCTTCGCCTGGCTGGGCAAGGTCGCCGAGGTTTCGACGGTGAGCTTGCGCGGGCCGAGCGGATCGGCGAAGGGGCAGGTCACCGAGACCGACGCCGTCGCCGTCTTCTCCGGCGGGGCAGCGGGGGCGGGGGCGGCCGAACCGACCCCGGTCAGTGCGCCGTTCGCCGCGGACAGCAGGCCGGCGGCCGCCAGCGCGGTCACCGTGACGGAGCGGGGCCGGACTCGACGGGGCATCGGTTTCCCTGGTGTTCGGAAGCGGAGACGGAGGATCCCGGTGCGGGCCCGGCGAGGGGCCCGCACCGGGAAACCCGGTCAGGAGACGGTGATGCTCGGGCTGAACGCGACGTTCTGCGCCGGGTTGGTGACCTTCAGGGTGCAGCTCATCGTCCACGGCGTCCAGGTGTTGTTCGACTTCTTGTGGAACTCGAGGCTCGCCGTGACCGTGTTGCCCATCGACAGGGTGTCGGTGCCCGCCTCCGCCGGAGCGGTGTAGGTCGGAACGCTGGAGGTCTCGACCTGCGAGATGTTCACCGTGATCGGGCCGCCGGCCGGGTAGATGGTCTCCGGGATGTTCAGCCCGGTGGCCGCCGGCTGCGACAGGGTGCCCGATGCCGCCGTCACCGGCACCGTGGCGGTGCCGCGGATGCCGTCGTAGCCGACCGCGGTGAGCAGCGCGTGGACACCGGCGCTGATCGTCGCGGCGCCGCCCACGTTGGCCGGGGTGAGGGTGCCGCCGGCCGCGACGGAGTCCTCGGCGTCCAGGTGCGACGTGACGAGGACCGGCTGCGGCGAGACGCCGGGGAAGGTGCAGGTGTAGGTCAGCGGCGTGGTGCCACCGGCGGTGTAGGTGACCGTGGCGGCGGCCGCGGTGCCCGCGGTCAGCACCGCGATGGCGCCGACGGCGGTAGCGGTGGTCGCGATTCCGGCGGACAGCCTGCTGAGTCGGGACATACCCATCTCCTTTGATTCAGTACAGTCTCGGCTTTGGCTGATCGATTGCTCGCCGTCGCTGTGCTCCCATCACGTTCGCCCGCCCCCATTGCCCCGAGCGGCAGGACGTGAATTCACCGACGTGCGAGGTGGAGGTTCATCTGCCGGAAACGAGGCTACTCGTGAGTTCATTACGGAACAAGACTTTGTGGCATCGGTAGTCCGCCGCGCCGGGGTGGTCCGGTTTTCTTGTCCGGGCGCGAGCAGGCTCGGCGGGAGGTTCTATCGGATTTTGACAAAGAACCACCGCGGTGTCGAAGGGTGACTGGAACGGTCTACCATTCACGATCTTGCCGAAGCAATCTGAGATAACGAAACGGGAGAAAGGAGGCTACCGTGCCACTTACTTCACGTTGTGAACGGGTATCGCTCAGGGGAGCCGTATTGACGGTCTCGGCGGCGATGGCCCTGTCACTCTGTGCGTCGCCGGCGTCCGCGGCCACCGTGGGCGGGGTGATCGGCTGGGGGAAGCCGGACTTCGGCGTCACTGTTCCCCCGGCGGCGGCGCTGACCGGGGTCACCGCCGTGTCGGCGGGTACCACGACCGTGCTCGCGTTGAAGGGCGGGGTGGTCCTCGCGTGGGGCGCGAACAACTGGGGCGCCAACGAAGTGCCCGCCGCGGCACTGTCCGGGGTCGGCCAGATCGCGTCGGGCTGGGGGCACGAGCTCGCGCTCAAGAATGGCACGGTTCTGGCCTGGGGCAACGATTGGTACGGCCAGACCGACCTGCCCGCATCGGTGACCGGTGGTGTCACGGCGATCTCGACGTCCTACATGCACAGCCTGGCCCTCAAGCAGAGCGGTCAGGTGGTGAGCTGGGGCAGCCGGACCGACGTGCCGGCGGCCGCGCAGTCCGGCGTGACCGCGATCGCCGCCGGTGGCGACCACAACGTGGTGATCAAGAACGGCGGCGTGCTGGCGTGGGGCAGCAACGTCTACGGGCAGACGACCGTGCCGACGGCCCTGTCGTCGGGGGTCACCGCGGTGTCCGCCGGGTTCCAGCACAGCATCGCCTTGAAGGACGGCCGCGTCTACGCGTGGGGCCGCAACAACTACGGTCAGGCGACCGTCCCCGATGCGGCCTTGTCGGACATCGTGGGCATCGATGCCGGGGCCAACCACAACCTGGCCTTCAAGTCCAATGGCGACATCATCGCGTGGGGTTCGAACGTCGTCGGCGAGACCCTCCCGGATCCGCCCCCG is from Amycolatopsis mediterranei and encodes:
- a CDS encoding RCC1 domain-containing protein — encoded protein: MTVSAAMALSLCASPASAATVGGVIGWGKPDFGVTVPPAAALTGVTAVSAGTTTVLALKGGVVLAWGANNWGANEVPAAALSGVGQIASGWGHELALKNGTVLAWGNDWYGQTDLPASVTGGVTAISTSYMHSLALKQSGQVVSWGSRTDVPAAAQSGVTAIAAGGDHNVVIKNGGVLAWGSNVYGQTTVPTALSSGVTAVSAGFQHSIALKDGRVYAWGRNNYGQATVPDAALSDIVGIDAGANHNLAFKSNGDIIAWGSNVVGETLPDPPPCGPVFAVSAGDSDSFALKEDPTTPC
- a CDS encoding DUF6801 domain-containing protein translates to MSRLSRLSAGIATTATAVGAIAVLTAGTAAAATVTYTAGGTTPLTYTCTFPGVSPQPVLVTSHLDAEDSVAAGGTLTPANVGGAATISAGVHALLTAVGYDGIRGTATVPVTAASGTLSQPAATGLNIPETIYPAGGPITVNISQVETSSVPTYTAPAEAGTDTLSMGNTVTASLEFHKKSNNTWTPWTMSCTLKVTNPAQNVAFSPSITVS